One genomic region from Equus caballus isolate H_3958 breed thoroughbred chromosome 4, TB-T2T, whole genome shotgun sequence encodes:
- the SMARCD3 gene encoding SWI/SNF-related matrix-associated actin-dependent regulator of chromatin subfamily D member 3 isoform X1 — protein sequence MAADEVAGGARKATKSKLFEFLVHGVRPGMPSGARMPHQGAPMGPPGSPYMGSPAVRPGLAPAGMEPARKRAAPPPGQSQAQSQGQPVPTAPARSRSAKRRKMADKILPQRIRELVPESQAYMDLLAFERKLDQTIMRKRVDIQEALKRPMKQKRKLRLYISNTFNPAKPDAEDSDGSIASWELRVEGKLLDDVRPGPAPPTPNSFCPHGPCSAPTVPVPLPQPSKQKRKFSSFFKSLVIELDKDLYGPDNHLVEWHRTPTTQETDGFQVKRPGDLSVRCTLLLMLDYQPPQFKLDPRLARLLGLHTQSRSAIVQALWQYVKTNRLQDSHDKEYINGDKYFQQPFQDRRIQNCSYALFKHRRVVSLLLQIFDCPRLKFSEIPQRLTALLLPPDPIVINHVISVDPSDQKKTACYDIDVEVEEPLKGQMSSFLLSTANQQEISALDSKIHETIESINQLKIQRDFMLSFSRDPKGYIQDLLRSQSRDLKVMTDVAGNPEEERRAEFYHQPWSQEAVSRYFYCKIQQRRQELEQSLVVRNT from the exons ATGGCCGCGGACGAAGTTGCCGGAGGGGCGCGCAAAGCCACGAAAAGCAAACTTTTTGAGTTTCTGGTCCATGGGGTG CGCCCCGGGATGCCGTCTGGAGCCCGGATGCCCCACCAGGGGGCGCCCATGGGCCCCCCGGGCTCCCCGTACATGGGCAGCCCCGCCGTGCGACCCGGCCTGGCCCCCGCGGGCATGGAGCCCGCCCGCAAGCGAGCAGCGCCCCCGCCCGGCCAGAGCCAGGCCCAGAGCCAGGGCCAGCCGGTGCCCACCGCCCCCGCGCGGAGCCGCAG tgccaagaggaggaagatggCTGACAAAATCCTCCCTCAAAGG ATCCGGGAGCTGGTCCCTGAGTCCCAGGCTTACATGGACCTCCTAGCATTTGAGAGGAAACTGGATCAAACCATCATGCGGAAGCGGGTGGACATCCAGGAGGCTCTGAAGAGGCCAATGAAG CAAAAGCGGAAGCTGCGTCTTTATATCTCCAATACTTTTAACCCTGCGAAGCCTGATGCTGAGGATTCTGATGGCAGCATAGCCTCCTGGGAGCTGCGGGTGGAGGGGAAGCTCCTGGATGACGTACGTCCTGGCCCAG CCCCACCCACTCCCAATTCATTCTGCCCCCATGGTCCCTGTTCTGCCCCCACGGTCCCTGTTCCTCTCCCACAGCCGAGCAAGCAGAAGCGGAAGTTCTCTTCCTTCTTTAAGAGTTTGGTCATTGAGCTGGACAAAGACCTTTATGGCCCTGACAACCACCTAGTTGAG TGGCACCGGACGCCCACAACCCAGGAGACAGATGGGTTCCAGGTGAAGAGGCCGGGGGACCTGAGTGTGCGCTGCACACTGCTCCTCATGCTGGACTACCAG CCTCCCCAGTTCAAACTGGATCCCCGCCTGGCCCGGCTGCTGGGGTTGCACACACAGAGCCGCTCAGCCATCGTCCAGGCTCTGTGGCAGTACGTGAAGACCAACAGGCTGCAGGACTCGCATGACAAGGAATACATCAATGGGGACAAGTATTTCCAGCAG CCTTTCCAGGATAGAAGAATCCAGAACTGTAGTTATGCTCTTTTCAAGCACAGAAGAGTGGTCTCTCTCCTACTTCAGATTTTTGATTGTCCTCGGCTGAAGTTTTCTGAGATTCCCCAGCGCCTCACAGCTCTGCTATTGCCCCCTGACCCAATTGTCATCAACCACGTCATCAG CGTGGACCCGTCGGACCAGAAGAAGACGGCATGCTATGACATTGATGTGGAGGTAGAGGAGCCACTGAAGGGGCAGATGAGCAGCTTCCTCCTTTCCACAGCCAACCAGCAGGAAATCAGCGCTCTGGACAGTAAG ATCCATGAGACGATTGAGTCCATAAACCAGCTCAAGATCCAGAGGGACTTCATGCTAAGCTTCTCCAGAGACCCCAAAGGCTACATCCAAGACCTGCTCCGCTCCCAGAGCCGGGACCTCAAG GTGATGACAGATGTGGCAGGCAACCCCGAGGAGGAGCGCCGGGCTGAGTTCTACCACCAGCCCTGGTCCCAGGAAGCTGTCAGCCGCTACTTCTACTGCAAG ATCCAGCAGCgcaggcaggagctggagcagtcACTGGTTGTGCGCAACACCTAG
- the SMARCD3 gene encoding SWI/SNF-related matrix-associated actin-dependent regulator of chromatin subfamily D member 3 isoform X9: MAADEVAGGARKATKSKLFEFLVHGVRPGMPSGARMPHQGAPMGPPGSPYMGSPAVRPGLAPAGMEPARKRAAPPPGQSQAQSQGQPVPTAPARSRSAKRRKMADKILPQRIRELVPESQAYMDLLAFERKLDQTIMRKRVDIQEALKRPMKQKRKLRLYISNTFNPAKPDAEDSDGSIASWELRVEGKLLDDVRPGPGLSKCPGPSKQKRKFSSFFKSLVIELDKDLYGPDNHLVEWHRTPTTQETDGFQVKRPGDLSVRCTLLLMLDYQPPQFKLDPRLARLLGLHTQSRSAIVQALWQYVKTNRLQDSHDKEYINGDKYFQQIFDCPRLKFSEIPQRLTALLLPPDPIVINHVISVDPSDQKKTACYDIDVEVEEPLKGQMSSFLLSTANQQEISALDSKIHETIESINQLKIQRDFMLSFSRDPKGYIQDLLRSQSRDLKVMTDVAGNPEEERRAEFYHQPWSQEAVSRYFYCKIQQRRQELEQSLVVRNT, from the exons ATGGCCGCGGACGAAGTTGCCGGAGGGGCGCGCAAAGCCACGAAAAGCAAACTTTTTGAGTTTCTGGTCCATGGGGTG CGCCCCGGGATGCCGTCTGGAGCCCGGATGCCCCACCAGGGGGCGCCCATGGGCCCCCCGGGCTCCCCGTACATGGGCAGCCCCGCCGTGCGACCCGGCCTGGCCCCCGCGGGCATGGAGCCCGCCCGCAAGCGAGCAGCGCCCCCGCCCGGCCAGAGCCAGGCCCAGAGCCAGGGCCAGCCGGTGCCCACCGCCCCCGCGCGGAGCCGCAG tgccaagaggaggaagatggCTGACAAAATCCTCCCTCAAAGG ATCCGGGAGCTGGTCCCTGAGTCCCAGGCTTACATGGACCTCCTAGCATTTGAGAGGAAACTGGATCAAACCATCATGCGGAAGCGGGTGGACATCCAGGAGGCTCTGAAGAGGCCAATGAAG CAAAAGCGGAAGCTGCGTCTTTATATCTCCAATACTTTTAACCCTGCGAAGCCTGATGCTGAGGATTCTGATGGCAGCATAGCCTCCTGGGAGCTGCGGGTGGAGGGGAAGCTCCTGGATGACGTACGTCCTGGCCCAGGTCTCTCCAAGTGTCCTGGG CCGAGCAAGCAGAAGCGGAAGTTCTCTTCCTTCTTTAAGAGTTTGGTCATTGAGCTGGACAAAGACCTTTATGGCCCTGACAACCACCTAGTTGAG TGGCACCGGACGCCCACAACCCAGGAGACAGATGGGTTCCAGGTGAAGAGGCCGGGGGACCTGAGTGTGCGCTGCACACTGCTCCTCATGCTGGACTACCAG CCTCCCCAGTTCAAACTGGATCCCCGCCTGGCCCGGCTGCTGGGGTTGCACACACAGAGCCGCTCAGCCATCGTCCAGGCTCTGTGGCAGTACGTGAAGACCAACAGGCTGCAGGACTCGCATGACAAGGAATACATCAATGGGGACAAGTATTTCCAGCAG ATTTTTGATTGTCCTCGGCTGAAGTTTTCTGAGATTCCCCAGCGCCTCACAGCTCTGCTATTGCCCCCTGACCCAATTGTCATCAACCACGTCATCAG CGTGGACCCGTCGGACCAGAAGAAGACGGCATGCTATGACATTGATGTGGAGGTAGAGGAGCCACTGAAGGGGCAGATGAGCAGCTTCCTCCTTTCCACAGCCAACCAGCAGGAAATCAGCGCTCTGGACAGTAAG ATCCATGAGACGATTGAGTCCATAAACCAGCTCAAGATCCAGAGGGACTTCATGCTAAGCTTCTCCAGAGACCCCAAAGGCTACATCCAAGACCTGCTCCGCTCCCAGAGCCGGGACCTCAAG GTGATGACAGATGTGGCAGGCAACCCCGAGGAGGAGCGCCGGGCTGAGTTCTACCACCAGCCCTGGTCCCAGGAAGCTGTCAGCCGCTACTTCTACTGCAAG ATCCAGCAGCgcaggcaggagctggagcagtcACTGGTTGTGCGCAACACCTAG
- the SMARCD3 gene encoding SWI/SNF-related matrix-associated actin-dependent regulator of chromatin subfamily D member 3 isoform X10 encodes MAADEVAGGARKATKSKLFEFLVHGVRPGMPSGARMPHQGAPMGPPGSPYMGSPAVRPGLAPAGMEPARKRAAPPPGQSQAQSQGQPVPTAPARSRSAKRRKMADKILPQRIRELVPESQAYMDLLAFERKLDQTIMRKRVDIQEALKRPMKQKRKLRLYISNTFNPAKPDAEDSDGSIASWELRVEGKLLDDPSKQKRKFSSFFKSLVIELDKDLYGPDNHLVEWHRTPTTQETDGFQVKRPGDLSVRCTLLLMLDYQPPQFKLDPRLARLLGLHTQSRSAIVQALWQYVKTNRLQDSHDKEYINGDKYFQQIFDCPRLKFSEIPQRLTALLLPPDPIVINHVISVDPSDQKKTACYDIDVEVEEPLKGQMSSFLLSTANQQEISALDSKIHETIESINQLKIQRDFMLSFSRDPKGYIQDLLRSQSRDLKVMTDVAGNPEEERRAEFYHQPWSQEAVSRYFYCKIQQRRQELEQSLVVRNT; translated from the exons ATGGCCGCGGACGAAGTTGCCGGAGGGGCGCGCAAAGCCACGAAAAGCAAACTTTTTGAGTTTCTGGTCCATGGGGTG CGCCCCGGGATGCCGTCTGGAGCCCGGATGCCCCACCAGGGGGCGCCCATGGGCCCCCCGGGCTCCCCGTACATGGGCAGCCCCGCCGTGCGACCCGGCCTGGCCCCCGCGGGCATGGAGCCCGCCCGCAAGCGAGCAGCGCCCCCGCCCGGCCAGAGCCAGGCCCAGAGCCAGGGCCAGCCGGTGCCCACCGCCCCCGCGCGGAGCCGCAG tgccaagaggaggaagatggCTGACAAAATCCTCCCTCAAAGG ATCCGGGAGCTGGTCCCTGAGTCCCAGGCTTACATGGACCTCCTAGCATTTGAGAGGAAACTGGATCAAACCATCATGCGGAAGCGGGTGGACATCCAGGAGGCTCTGAAGAGGCCAATGAAG CAAAAGCGGAAGCTGCGTCTTTATATCTCCAATACTTTTAACCCTGCGAAGCCTGATGCTGAGGATTCTGATGGCAGCATAGCCTCCTGGGAGCTGCGGGTGGAGGGGAAGCTCCTGGATGAC CCGAGCAAGCAGAAGCGGAAGTTCTCTTCCTTCTTTAAGAGTTTGGTCATTGAGCTGGACAAAGACCTTTATGGCCCTGACAACCACCTAGTTGAG TGGCACCGGACGCCCACAACCCAGGAGACAGATGGGTTCCAGGTGAAGAGGCCGGGGGACCTGAGTGTGCGCTGCACACTGCTCCTCATGCTGGACTACCAG CCTCCCCAGTTCAAACTGGATCCCCGCCTGGCCCGGCTGCTGGGGTTGCACACACAGAGCCGCTCAGCCATCGTCCAGGCTCTGTGGCAGTACGTGAAGACCAACAGGCTGCAGGACTCGCATGACAAGGAATACATCAATGGGGACAAGTATTTCCAGCAG ATTTTTGATTGTCCTCGGCTGAAGTTTTCTGAGATTCCCCAGCGCCTCACAGCTCTGCTATTGCCCCCTGACCCAATTGTCATCAACCACGTCATCAG CGTGGACCCGTCGGACCAGAAGAAGACGGCATGCTATGACATTGATGTGGAGGTAGAGGAGCCACTGAAGGGGCAGATGAGCAGCTTCCTCCTTTCCACAGCCAACCAGCAGGAAATCAGCGCTCTGGACAGTAAG ATCCATGAGACGATTGAGTCCATAAACCAGCTCAAGATCCAGAGGGACTTCATGCTAAGCTTCTCCAGAGACCCCAAAGGCTACATCCAAGACCTGCTCCGCTCCCAGAGCCGGGACCTCAAG GTGATGACAGATGTGGCAGGCAACCCCGAGGAGGAGCGCCGGGCTGAGTTCTACCACCAGCCCTGGTCCCAGGAAGCTGTCAGCCGCTACTTCTACTGCAAG ATCCAGCAGCgcaggcaggagctggagcagtcACTGGTTGTGCGCAACACCTAG